A segment of the Chloroflexota bacterium genome:
ACCATCGTTCTTTTGAGCGCGATGTGCTTGAAAGTTTCACAGGTGGATTGTGTTCCGACGATACATCATCAATCCTAATAACAATCCAAACGGCAGGGGCAAATACACCGGCCATTGCTCCTCCCGCCCCTGGACTGTAACTACAAACACAACCCACATGCCAACTAGAAGCACAATTTCGGTCAGAGCGATCCATAAATGGGCTTTTGGGCCATAAGCTCGGGCGGCCAAGACAAAGAGGTAAATCAGCGCCGGTAACATCATCACGTAATTGGTTGTCGCCGTTCGAGTCACAATCAGGTTCGTCGCCACCAGCGTCAGGGCCAGCACCCAGTCAAACCGCCCGCCATCGTCGCGGCGGACGCCCCACCATTCCCATATAAGCCAGACTGTCAGAATCGTCACGAGCGCCCATTCTACCGGCTGGCCCAGAAAAGGGAAAACCGTTTGCGTCAGAATGTTGATGGGCGAGCCGATATGCGTGTAGTTTGTGTAATCGGCCAGTTGGCGTTGCATGTCGTTCAGCCAGCCCGGCAGGAGCAGGAAGGAGCCGCCGACCAGGACCGCCATGCTCATCGCCAGTGAAGCCGCCAGCCGCCAGCGCCGGGCCGAGAGACTCCAGAGGCCGAGCAGGGGCAACAGCAGAAACGTCATTTGTGGTTTGATAGTCGCCAGAGCCAGGCACACCCCGGCCAGCACGTCTCGCCGCTCTTTGACAGCCCACAACCCGACCGCGATCAACACCGCCACCACGCCCGCCATCTGCCAGAGAATAATGGTGCGCGCGCCATGATAAAAAATGACGGCCCAGATCACCGTCAACGCCAGCAACCACGACGGCGGCTTCCATTGATACATTCGCAAACTTACAATCGTGGTAAGGATGAGCGACACTTCCAGAAGCACCATGCCCACCGCTCGCGCCCACTCATAGTTGAGCCAAAGCAGAGGCAAATAAAAGAACACGGTGTAAAACGGATAGACGAACCGTTGTTTGTCCTCCTCGGGGCGGGCCCGCCGCCCGTAAATCATCTCCTGCGCCCGATCCGTCACCTCATCGCTGTACGGGTTTAGCCCTTCCGAGAACCAGGCCAACGACCCCACCCAGCGCGGGATTGAATCGTTGCCGCCCGGAAAACGCGCCGTAAAAAAATCGTGGAGAAAGATGATGTTGCCCAACGCCACAACCACCAGCAACAAACCCGCCGCCAGCCGACTCAACCTTTGTCTATCAACAAGTTTCATCAGCGCACCCGATACACGACAATTGGCCCGTAAGTTTTATCGGCTACGGGCAATTCGGCCACCAACTCCAAACTGCGTTCGCCAAAGAACGGGCTAAAACTGCTCCAGATGTACTCACGATGATCAATCAGCAACCCCCCGCCACGTGAGACAAAATAATCCAGCAGTCGCTTGTCATGCCGCGCCTCAATCGCGCCCCAATCCACCAGGCCGTCGAGATTGATGACGCGGCGCTCGCTGTAGTAAGCGTAGATGCCGGTGTTGAACGCGCCGACAATTTCATCAGGCGCGGTGTTGGACTTCAGCCACTGCGCGCCGGTCACCATATCGGCCTGCCATTTCAATTCCGGCTCGTTGATTGTTTTGATCGCTTGCGCGATCACGATGGCGCCCAGCCCGATCCACAGTCCAGCCGCCACCCGTTTCCCGAGCTGTGTTCTCAGCCCCGCCGCCGCCACCGGGCCGACCGCCACCGCCACCGTCCAGGCCAGCGGCACAAAATACCAGCCGCGTGGATACCAGCGCACGAAGGTGTGGATGACGATGATGAGGAGAGCGCCAAGAACTGGAAGCCAGAGATAGTTAGAGTTAGAGTTTTGCGCTCGATCTCGCAAGACAAGGATGAGGCTGACGACCAACAGAATGAGGCTTGCGCCAGGATAAATGATCGTGTCACGAAGGCTGAGGTTGATGACAGGAAACAGCAGGCCATTCCAGAGCTTTTGTGGATCGGAATTTTGAATCGCGTAAGCCACCAGCGACGGGATCGCCGCGCCCGAAGATTGCGCCATCGTCCCCAGGCGCAGTTGGCTCCAGAGGAACCAGGGGCTAACCACAACCACGGCGGCGACCCCGGCGATCAACCCCTGTCGCAGAGCCAGAACACGATCTGCGTCAAACAGAATCTTGCGAGTAAACAGTCCGGGCCACAACACGGCCACAATCACACCTAAATCACTGCGGGCCAACACGGCCAGTCCGGCCAGCCCGCCAAAAACTGCCGCCCGCTTCGCGGTTGGCAACTCGCGAAGAAACTGCCAGGCCAACACGCAGGCCGCCAGCGCCAGGGCCGCCAGCCCTGTCTCCAATCCGTTGACTGATTCCAAAATGGTGCGCGGGTTGAAGAGATACAAAGCCGTTGCGATCACCGCCGCCGGCGAACGCAACTCAGGGCCAACTGCCCGCCAAACGACCCACCCGGCCAGCGCGCCGGCCGCCGTGTCGCAAACCGCGCTCACCGTCAACGCCAAATGCACCGGCAGGTCGCCGCGCGAAAACGCGCCAAAGATCGGCGTGAGGAGCAACGCCCACAGCGGATGAAAGCCATTGGTCGGCGCGACGCCGTCGAACGTAGCGCCCAGCCCGGCGGCGAGGTTGCGGGCGATAACGAAGTAGATGAAGGCATCGTCCGGCAGGGTGTGTATGACCAAGACCGATATTGGCATCCAGGCTACGATCAGCCGCAACGCCAGCCCGGCCACGACAAGAACGATGAAAGCATAACTGCTTCGTGAGTTGATCACAATCTACTTGCCAATTATCACCAAAGCCAGGCCGGTGAAGCTCCGCACTTCCAGTGGCGCGCCGGGGTTGTCCAGCCGCCACTGTTTGAAGAACGATGGGCCTTCGGTCAGCGGATCGAACGGCGCTGACTTGCTCAGGGCATGCGCCGACTCATGCGGGCTACGCAGGACGAGCACGAACGGCCCTTCGGCCAGTCGGGCGTTCAAGTCGGCGGTGTTGCGAGCAAAGGCAAAGTTAAGCGGCGTGGTCACGTAGGGAGTGATCCCCAAAAGCGATTCGCCGTCGGGCAGGCCGACAGTCAGGTTTTCAGAATACAACACCTGGGTTGCGCCGCGCCAGTCTTCCTTGGCAAAGACAGGCTCAGTATAGAGCCGAATCGAACCAAGCAAAAGATAACTTGTAACCAGCAAGATAACTGCCAGCCTCAGGCCTCGCTGGAAATTCGCCAGCGCCGCTGATGAGAGCAATGCTACCGAGAGGAGAGCCGGCTCAAAAAAACGATCAATGTAGGCAGGCAAGCGAAGCGAAAACAGCCAGGCGGTCGTGATGGGCAAGGCCAGCCACCACAACAGCAACTGCGCCTCACGAGTCCCGGTGCGCGTGCCTAGCACTAGCAATATAATGACGATTGCAACACCCACGACGGCAAACGCCGTCCACCCCGCCGTATCACCTCTGACAAAGTTCCACAAAGTTTTGAGAGGCGTTGTGAGTGAGATTTCCGGTATCCAGGTGTTAGCCGTGAGCGGCTGGCGCTGGGCAAGAAAGGCCAACACCCAACCTGCCACTGGAATGACGGCCAGGGCTTGGGCCAATGCCCATTTGCGAAAGACAAGAGGCTGGCGGCGCAATTGAGTCAGAATATAAACAGCTTGCGCGTACACAAACAAGGCTGACACATACTGAGTCACATAAAAGGCCGCGCTGGCGGCAATGAACACCACCCAGCTTTTGCCGCGCTCAGCCTGCCAGAAACACCAAAGCACCAACCCGCCCAAAAACAGATAGAGGCCGTAAGGCCGCGCATCCTGCGAATACCACACGGCAAACGGCGAGAAGGCAATCAAGGCCGCCGCTGTCACGCCAGTGGCGGCGTTGAACGTCGCCCGGCCAAGCTGGTAAGTGATCGAAATTGCCAACCAGCCGAAGAACGCGCTCGACAGTCTCAGGCCAAACTCGCGCGAGCCAAACAGCGGCACGGCAAGTTTGGTAATCACGTAAGGCAAAGGTGAGACATCGCTCACAACCAGCATCGCTTTCCAAACATCGGCCCAACTTGTCTTCACGGCCACGCCCCAGGTGTAGGCTTCGTCCACCCAAAAACTGCGCGCGCCCAGCTCGTGAACGCGAAGAAAGAAGCCTATCAACAGAATAACAAGCATGATGTACTGCGTATTGCGTGTTGCGTATTGCTGTTTGATCTTCAAT
Coding sequences within it:
- a CDS encoding DUF2029 domain-containing protein; the protein is MKLVDRQRLSRLAAGLLLVVVALGNIIFLHDFFTARFPGGNDSIPRWVGSLAWFSEGLNPYSDEVTDRAQEMIYGRRARPEEDKQRFVYPFYTVFFYLPLLWLNYEWARAVGMVLLEVSLILTTIVSLRMYQWKPPSWLLALTVIWAVIFYHGARTIILWQMAGVVAVLIAVGLWAVKERRDVLAGVCLALATIKPQMTFLLLPLLGLWSLSARRWRLAASLAMSMAVLVGGSFLLLPGWLNDMQRQLADYTNYTHIGSPINILTQTVFPFLGQPVEWALVTILTVWLIWEWWGVRRDDGGRFDWVLALTLVATNLIVTRTATTNYVMMLPALIYLFVLAARAYGPKAHLWIALTEIVLLVGMWVVFVVTVQGREEQWPVYLPLPFGLLLGLMMYRRNTIHL
- a CDS encoding glycosyltransferase family 39 protein → MLVILLIGFFLRVHELGARSFWVDEAYTWGVAVKTSWADVWKAMLVVSDVSPLPYVITKLAVPLFGSREFGLRLSSAFFGWLAISITYQLGRATFNAATGVTAAALIAFSPFAVWYSQDARPYGLYLFLGGLVLWCFWQAERGKSWVVFIAASAAFYVTQYVSALFVYAQAVYILTQLRRQPLVFRKWALAQALAVIPVAGWVLAFLAQRQPLTANTWIPEISLTTPLKTLWNFVRGDTAGWTAFAVVGVAIVIILLVLGTRTGTREAQLLLWWLALPITTAWLFSLRLPAYIDRFFEPALLSVALLSSAALANFQRGLRLAVILLVTSYLLLGSIRLYTEPVFAKEDWRGATQVLYSENLTVGLPDGESLLGITPYVTTPLNFAFARNTADLNARLAEGPFVLVLRSPHESAHALSKSAPFDPLTEGPSFFKQWRLDNPGAPLEVRSFTGLALVIIGK
- a CDS encoding glycosyltransferase family 39 protein codes for the protein MINSRSSYAFIVLVVAGLALRLIVAWMPISVLVIHTLPDDAFIYFVIARNLAAGLGATFDGVAPTNGFHPLWALLLTPIFGAFSRGDLPVHLALTVSAVCDTAAGALAGWVVWRAVGPELRSPAAVIATALYLFNPRTILESVNGLETGLAALALAACVLAWQFLRELPTAKRAAVFGGLAGLAVLARSDLGVIVAVLWPGLFTRKILFDADRVLALRQGLIAGVAAVVVVSPWFLWSQLRLGTMAQSSGAAIPSLVAYAIQNSDPQKLWNGLLFPVINLSLRDTIIYPGASLILLVVSLILVLRDRAQNSNSNYLWLPVLGALLIIVIHTFVRWYPRGWYFVPLAWTVAVAVGPVAAAGLRTQLGKRVAAGLWIGLGAIVIAQAIKTINEPELKWQADMVTGAQWLKSNTAPDEIVGAFNTGIYAYYSERRVINLDGLVDWGAIEARHDKRLLDYFVSRGGGLLIDHREYIWSSFSPFFGERSLELVAELPVADKTYGPIVVYRVR